Genomic window (Saccharothrix australiensis):
CTGCTGCTGTCGGCGCGGCTGAGCGAGGAGTCCGGCGGGCTGGACGGTCGGCCGGTCGACCTGGCGGCCCTCGCGGAGGCCGCGGTGGCGACGGAGGCCGAGCGGGCGGCCGAGCGGCGCATCGCGCTGACCGTCGAGCGCCCGGCCGGCCCGCTGCTCGTGACGGGCGTCGAGACCGCGTTGCGCCGCGCGGTGGACGAGCTGCTGGCCAACGCGGTGCGCCACACCGGGGCGGGCGGGCGGATCGACGTGCGCCTCGGGCGGGGGCGGGACGGGTGCGTCGAGCTGACCGTCGCCGACACCGGCGAGGGGTTCGACCCGGTCGAGGCGGACCGGCTGTTCGACCGGTTCCACCGGGGGCGGGGCGGCTCCGAGCGGCGGTTCGGGCTGGGGCTCGCGCTGCTGCGGGAGGTCGTGACCGGGCACGGCGGCACCGTCGAGGCGGTCGGCTACCCCGGCCGGGGCGCCCGGTTCACGCTGCGGCTGCCGGCGGCCGGCCCGGCGGGGGGCGCGGCGGCGGCGACGCCTGCGGCGGCCGGGGCGTCGGCGCGGGCGTCCGCCTCGTGGTGGGCCCCGGCCGGGGCCTCACCGGCGGCCACCGGTGACCAGGTCGGCGGCGAGGCGCACGTCGGCGTCGAGCGGGCGGTCGGGGTCGACGGGCCGGATCGCGTCGGCGAGGGCGTCGAGCAGCGCGGCGCAGCGGGGCGCCGTGGGACGCCTGCCGCCCACGTGGACGGCCTGGCGCAGGCCGAGCGCGAGTGACCCGCACAGCAGGCGCAGCAGCTCGGCCACCTCGCAGGCGCGCAGCGCGGCCTGGGTGCCGAACGGCACGACGTCCTGGTTGTGCAGGTTGGTCGGCAGGCTCTGGGTGCTGGCGGGCGCGGCGGCGCGGCGGATCTCGGCGACGAACGCGGTCGTGGCGAGCTGCACGCCCTGGAGCCCGTGCTGGCGGCCGGGGCCGGCGGCCAGCATCGGCGGCAGGCCGGTGTTGCGCGCCGGGTCGACCAGCAGGTCGAGCTGCCGCTCCACGAGGTTGCCCAGCGACGCGGTGACCAGCGCGAGCACGTCGGCGGCGAACGCGGCCGGCTGGCCGAAGAAGTTGCCGCCGTGCGCGACGACGTCGTCCGCCGGGAAGAACAGCGGGTTGTCGCTGACGCCGGCCAGGTCGGCGGACACGACGCCGTCGACGTAGCGCAGCGCGTCCTCGGCCGCGCCGAGCAGCTGCGGCGCGCACCGGATGCTGTAGGGCTCCTGGAGGGGTCGTTCGCCGCTCGGGACGACACCCGCCAGGGCGGCGCGCATCCGGTCGGCGACGGCGGTCGCGCCGGGGTGGCCGTACGCGGAGATCAGCCGGGGGTCGAGGAAACCGGGGTCGGCCCCGAGGAGGTCGACGAGCAGGCAGGTGAGGTCCTGGGCGGCGCGGTGCGCGGCGCGGACCCGGTCCAGCGCGAGGGCGGTGGCTGCGGTCGTCACCGACGTGCCGTTGACCAGCGCCAGCGCGTCGCGGCCGTCGAGGGCGAGCGGGCCGAGCCCGGTGCGGCGCAACGCCTCCGCCGCGGGCGCGCGCTCGCCGTCGACGTAGGCGTGGCCGCGGCCGCGCAGCGCCTGGGCCGCGTAGGCGAGCGGGATGAGGTCGCCGCTCGCGCCGACCGAGCCGTGGCGCGGCACCGCCGGGGCGAACGTGGTCGCGAACATCGCGGCGAGGCCGTCGACGACGTGCGCGGAGACGCCGGAGACGCCCTGCGCGAGCGACCACGTCCGCACCAGCAGCGCGGCGCGGACGACGTCGGCGGGCAGGTCGGGCCCCTGCCCGGCCCCGAGGTGTGCGAGGGTGTTGTCGCACTGGTCGGCGTCCTCGGCGCGCCCGGCGAAGGCGATGAGCGCGCCGAACCCGGTCTTGACGCCGTAGACGGGCCGGTCGTCGTCGGCGCTCACGGTGCGCAGGTACTCGCGCCCGCGCTCGACGCGGTCCCGCACGGCTGGGCTGACGAGCACCGGCAGCGGCGCCGCCGCGCGGTGGAGGTCGACCGCGCGCAGCGGCGCGCCGAGGTCCACGGGTGCGTCGGTCGCGGTGTGTGGGGTGATCGTGGTCACGGCACCGACGGTAGGCAGCCGATCTCAGAGCGTTCTGATACCGCGTCGGTAGCTTCCTGCCGCATGGCGCACGACTACCTGATCATCGGGGCCGGTCCCGCCGGCCTCCAGCTCGCCGCCCTGTTCCAACGCGACGGTCGCGACTACGCCGTCCTGGAACGCGGGGCCGGTCCGGGCACCTTCTTCACCCGCTACCCCAGGCACCGCACGCTGATCTCCATCAACAAGGTGCACACCGGTGACGCCGACCCGGAGCGGCGGCTGCGCGCGGACTGGAACTCCCTGCTGTCCGACGACACCGGCCCGCGGTTCACCCGCTACAGCGACCGGTACTTCCCGGCCGCCGACGACCTGGTCCGCTACCTGGCCGACTTCGCCGCGGCCGGCGGCGTGCGGGCCCACTACGGGACCGAGGTGGTGCGGATCTCCCGCGACGGCAGCGGTTTCGCCGCCGTCGACGGCGACGGGCGGACGTGGCGCGCCGCGCGGCTGGTCGTGGCGACCGGCGTCTCGCGGTTGCACGTGCCGCCGATACCGGGCATCGAGCACGCCGAGCGCTACGACACCGTCGACACCGACCCGACGTCCTTCACCGACCAGCGGGTCCTGGTCATCGGCAAGGGCAACTCGGCGTTCGAGACGGCCGACGCGCTCCTCGAACACGCGGCGGTGATCCACGTGGCCGGGCCGCACTCGGTGAAGTTGGCCTGGCAGACGCACTTCGTCGGCCACCTGCGCGCGGTCAACGCCAACTTCCTGGACACCTACCAGCTCAAGACGGGCAACGCGGTCCTGGACGGCACGGTCGAGCGCGTCGAGCCCCGGCCCGGCGGCGGGTTCCGGGTGCTGTTCCGCTACGCGCGCGCGGTGGAGTCGTCGCGGGAGCTGGAGTACGACCGGGTCATCGCGTGCACCGGGTTCCGGTTCGACGCCTCGGTGTTCGACGAGGGCTGCCGCCCGGCGCTGGTGATCGACGACCGGTTCCCCGAGCAGACGTCCGCGTTCGAGTCCACCACGGTGCCCGGCCTGTACTTCGCGGGCACGCTCACGCAGCAGCGCGACTTCAAGAAGTCGACGAACGGGTTCATCCACGGCTTCCGCTACGGCGTCCGCGCCCTGCACCGGATCCTCGCCGCGCGCCACCACGACGAGCCGTGGCCGGCGACCGACCTGCCCGCGTCGCCGGAGGCGGTCGCCGACGCCGTGGTCGCGCGGGTGAACCGGTCTTCCGGGCTGTGGCAGCAGTTCTCGGTGCTCGGCGACGTGGTGACGGTGGCCGGCGGCGGCGCGCGGTACGCGGAGGAGGTGCCGGTGGCCTACCTCGCCGACGGCGGGCTGGGCCCGGCCGGGCACCGGTTCGTCACGACGCTGGAGTACGGGCCGGACCACGACCGCGTGGACCCGTTCGACGTCTCGGTGCCGAGGGTCGCCGAGAACGACGCCGCGAACGCCGCGCGGGCGAGCTACCTGCACCCGGTGGTGCGCCACTACCGGGACGGCGCGCTCGCCGCGACCCACCACCTGGCGGAGAACCTGGAGAACCACTGGGACCTGCCGCCGGTGCACCAGCAGCCGCTCGCGACCTTCGTGGAGGAATGCCTTGCGGGCGCGTGAGGCCGGGCCGTTCCCGCGCGCGGTGCTCGACGCGCTCGACGCCGCCGCCGACCGGCCGGTGTTCGAGCACGGCACGCGCCTGGTCACCGGCGCGGCGATGCTCGACCTCGTCGCGCGGGTCGCCGCCGGGCTGCGGGCGGAGGGCCTGGGTCCGGGTGACGGCGTCGCCCTGCTGCTCGGCGTCCACCCGGAGGCGTTCGCCACGATCCTCGCCGCCCACGCCGTGGGCGCGAGGGTGGTGGGCGTGCGGCCGGGGCTGCCCGACGCGCAGGTCCGGCACCTGCTGGGACTGGACGTCGCCGCGGTCGTCACCGACTCCGGCACCGCGCACGTCCCGCGCGCCGACACCGCGCGCGCACCGCGCGCCCTCACCGTCGACGCGCTGCGCGCGGCACACCCCGGCACCGGTCCCCTGCGACTGGCCGGACGGCCGGCGGACGTCGCCCGGCTGATCCACACCAGCGGCAGCACGGGCACGCCCAAGGCGTGCGCGCAGACCTACGCCGCGCTGACGGCCGGGTGGGCCGCGCGACCGGGTGCGTGGCCGCCCGCGATCCGCGACCTGGCGCCCCGGCTCCGCCGCCACCTGGTGTTCGGGACGCTGTCGAGCCAGGTGATGTTCGAGTACGCCGTGCTGGCCATCGCCGCGGGCGGCACGGCGGTCGTCGCCGACGACCCCGCGCTGCCCGGCGCGATCACCCGCCACCGCGCGACCGGCAGCGTGATCACCGTGCCGCGCCTGGCGAAGCTCGTGGCGGCCCAGCGCCGCGACCCGGCCGACCTGTCGACGCTGCGCGCGCTGGTGGTGTCCGGTTCGCCGCTGACGCCCGACCGGCACCGCGAGGCGCTGGAGGTGCTCGGGCCGGTGGTGTTCCACGGCTACGGCCAGACCGAGACCGGCATGATCTCGATGGCCACGCCCGCCGACCCGCCGGGCTCGGTCGGCGTCCCGCCGCCCGCCGTGGCCGTCGAGGTCCGCGACGCGCGCGGCGCGCCGGTCCCGCCGGGCGTCGACGGCGAGCTGTTCGTCCGCACGCCCGCGCAGGCCGTCGCGTACTGGGCGGACCCGGAGCGGTCGGCCGAGGTGTTCGCGGACGGCTGGGTGCGCACCCGCGACCTGGGCCGCCGCGACGCCGAGGGCCGCCTGCACCTGACCGGCCGCACGCGCGACGTCGTCATCGTCAACGCGAACCTGCACTACGCGGGCCCCATCGAGCGCGTCCTCGCCGAGCACCCCGACGTCGCCGAGGCGTACGTGGTCGCCGTGCCCGACGACGACACCGGCGAGGCGGTGCACGCGTTCGTGGTGCCGACCGCCGGCCGCCCGCCGGACCCGGCGGCCCTGCGCGCGCTGGTGACCGCCCGGCTGGGCGCGGCGTGCGCGCCGGCGCGGGTCACCGCGATCGCCGAACCGCCGCTCGCGCCGAGCGGCAAACCCGACAAGCGCCTGCTGTCCACCCCGCACGTGAGGAGAAAGCCGTGATCACCGAGGTTTCGACGGAGTGCCTCGTCATCGGCGCCGGCCCGGCCGGGTTGCAGGCGTCTTACCTGCTCTCCCGCGCCGGGCGGGACCACCTGGTGCTGGAGGCGGGCGACGCGCCCGGCGCGTTCTTCACCCGGTTCCCCCGGCACCGCACGCTGATCTCCAGCAACAAGCCCAACACCGGCTGGGACGACCCGGAGCTGAACCTGCGGGTCGACTGGAACTCGCTGCTGTCGGACGACCCGTCGCTGCTGTTCACCCGCTACACGCCGCGCTACTTCCCGGCCGCCGACGACATGGTGCGCTACCTGGGCGACTTCGCGGCGAAGAACGACCTGCCCATCCGGTTCGGCGCCAGGGTCGTGTCGGTGACCCGACCGGACGACTTCGTGCTGCGCGACCAGCACGGCGTCACCTACCGGGCGCGGCGGCTCGTGGTCGCCACCGGGGTGTCCCGGATGCACGTGCCGCCGATCGACGGGGTGGAGCTGGCCGAGCGGTACGACGAGGTGTCGGTCGACCCGGCCGACTTCACCGGGCAGCGGGTGCTGATCGTCGGTCGGGGCAACTCGGCGTTCGAGACCGCCGACAACCTCATCGAGACCGCGGCGGTCATCCACGTCGCCGGCCCCGGCTCGCTGAAGCTGGCGTGGCGCACGCACTTCGTCGGGCACCTGCGCGCGGTGAACAACAACTTCCTCGACACCTACCAGCTCAAGTCGCAGAACGCCGTGCTGGACGGGCGGATCGCGGGCATCCGGCGCGACGGCGACGGCTACCTGGTGCGGGTCGCCTTCGCGCGGGTCGCGGAGCGGGTGAAGGAGATCCGCTACGACCGGGTGATCCTCGCGACCGGGTTCCGGTTCGACGCGTCGATCTTCGCGCCCGAGTGCCGCCCGGAGCTGACCATCGACGACCGCTTCCCGCACCAGACCGCGGCGTGGGAGTCGGTGAACGTGCCCGACCTGTTCTTCGCGGGCACCATCACGCAGGCCAGGGACTTCAAGAAGTCGACCAGCGGGTTCATCCACGGCTTCCGGTACGGGGTGCGGGCGCTGCACTGCGTCCTCGAACACCGCTACCACGGCGTGCCCTGGCCGAACCGGGAGCTGGAGCCCACCCCGGACGCGGTGGCCGACGCGGTCGTCGAGCGGGTGAACCGCACCTCGGCGCTGTGGCAGCTGTTCTCCTTCCTGGCGGACGCCGTGCTCGTCGGCCCGGACGGGACCACCCGCTACGCCGAGGAGGTGCCGCTGGACCACCTGCACGAGGCGGTGGCGCGGGGCGACTTCGGCGACGTCGACTCCTACCTGGCGGTGACGCTGGAGTACGGCGAGGGCCACGACCGGGTCGACCCGTTCGACATCACGGCCGGCCGGGTGTCCCAGGAGGACACCGCCGGGCTCGACGGCCGCTACCTGCACCCGGTGGTGCGGCACTACCGGGGCGGCGTGCTCGTCGGCGAGCACCACCTGACCGAGAACCTGGAGAACGAGTGGGACAGCGAAGAGGTGCACCGCGCGCCGCTGCGGGCTTTCCTGCGCGCCCGGCTCGCGCGGACCACCGCGGTGGCCCCGTGAGCGCCGGACTCGCGGGCCACCGCGTGACCACCGCCGGCGCCGGGCCCGCCGACCGCCGCGGGACCACCGGCACCGGACCCGCCGACCGCCACCGGACCACCGCCGGCGCCGTTCTCGCGGAGCTGCGCGAGCGGGCCCGCGCGGTGCTCGACCCGGCGCACTACGACTACTTCGCGGGCGGGGTCGGCGACGAGGTGGTGCTCGGCGGGAACGAGGCGGCCTTCCGGCGGCTCGCCCTGCTGCCGAGGGTGCTGCGCGGCGCGCCGACCCGCGACCTCTCCGTCGACCTGCCCGGCGGTCGCCTGGCCGCGCCGGTGCTGGTCGCGCCGACCGCGTTCCACCGGCTCGCGCACCCCGAGGGCGAGTCGGCGACGGCGCGTGCGGTCGCGGCGGCGCGGACGGTGCTGGTCTCCGGGGTGGCGTCGACGGTGGCGATCGCCGACGTGGTGGCCGCGGCGCGGTCGGTCGACCCGGACGCGGCGGTGTGGTTCCAGCTCTACCCGCAGCCCGACGACGAGGTGACGGCGTGCCTGGTGCGGCGGGCCGAGCGCGCGGGCTGCACCGCCCTGGTGGTGACCGCCGACTCTCCGGTGCTCGGGCGGCACCGGCGGGACGCCGAGCACGGCTTCCACGACCTGCCCGCCGGGCTCGCGGCGGAGAACATGCGGGACCTGCCCGGCGCCGCGCCGGGCGCCCTCCGGGACATCGCGATGTCGCCCGCGGTGTCCTGGGCGCACCTGGACCGGCTGCGGGCGTCGACGTCGCTCCCGCTGTGGCTCAAGGGGGTGCTGCACCCGCGCGACGCGGTGCTCGCGGTCGAGCACGGCGTGTCCGGTGTCGTCGTGTCCAACCACGGCGGCCGGCAGTGCGACGTGGTGCCCGCGGCCGTCGAGGCGCTGCCCGCGGTGGTCGACGCGGTCGCGGGCCGGGTGCCGGTGGTGCTCGACGGCGGCGTGCGGTGCGGCGGCGATGTCGCGGTGGCGCTGGCGCTCGGCGCGGCGGCGGTGGGCGTCGGCAGACCGGTGTTGTGGGGCCTGGCCGCCGCCGGGGAGGCCGGGGTGGCGCGGGTGCTCGACGTGCTGCGCGACGAGGTCGACCACCTCCTCGCGCTGTGCGGCGGGCGCGACCTGGCCGACCTGACCCGCGACCAGGTCGTCGCCCGGAGCGCGGGGGTGTGCGCGCGATGTGGCTGACCGGGTTGCTCGCCGCCGCCGCACTCGTGCTCACCGCGCCGCGCTGGC
Coding sequences:
- a CDS encoding class I adenylate-forming enzyme family protein gives rise to the protein MRAREAGPFPRAVLDALDAAADRPVFEHGTRLVTGAAMLDLVARVAAGLRAEGLGPGDGVALLLGVHPEAFATILAAHAVGARVVGVRPGLPDAQVRHLLGLDVAAVVTDSGTAHVPRADTARAPRALTVDALRAAHPGTGPLRLAGRPADVARLIHTSGSTGTPKACAQTYAALTAGWAARPGAWPPAIRDLAPRLRRHLVFGTLSSQVMFEYAVLAIAAGGTAVVADDPALPGAITRHRATGSVITVPRLAKLVAAQRRDPADLSTLRALVVSGSPLTPDRHREALEVLGPVVFHGYGQTETGMISMATPADPPGSVGVPPPAVAVEVRDARGAPVPPGVDGELFVRTPAQAVAYWADPERSAEVFADGWVRTRDLGRRDAEGRLHLTGRTRDVVIVNANLHYAGPIERVLAEHPDVAEAYVVAVPDDDTGEAVHAFVVPTAGRPPDPAALRALVTARLGAACAPARVTAIAEPPLAPSGKPDKRLLSTPHVRRKP
- a CDS encoding alpha-hydroxy acid oxidase, with translation MSAGLAGHRVTTAGAGPADRRGTTGTGPADRHRTTAGAVLAELRERARAVLDPAHYDYFAGGVGDEVVLGGNEAAFRRLALLPRVLRGAPTRDLSVDLPGGRLAAPVLVAPTAFHRLAHPEGESATARAVAAARTVLVSGVASTVAIADVVAAARSVDPDAAVWFQLYPQPDDEVTACLVRRAERAGCTALVVTADSPVLGRHRRDAEHGFHDLPAGLAAENMRDLPGAAPGALRDIAMSPAVSWAHLDRLRASTSLPLWLKGVLHPRDAVLAVEHGVSGVVVSNHGGRQCDVVPAAVEALPAVVDAVAGRVPVVLDGGVRCGGDVAVALALGAAAVGVGRPVLWGLAAAGEAGVARVLDVLRDEVDHLLALCGGRDLADLTRDQVVARSAGVCARCG
- a CDS encoding aromatic amino acid ammonia-lyase; this encodes MTTITPHTATDAPVDLGAPLRAVDLHRAAAPLPVLVSPAVRDRVERGREYLRTVSADDDRPVYGVKTGFGALIAFAGRAEDADQCDNTLAHLGAGQGPDLPADVVRAALLVRTWSLAQGVSGVSAHVVDGLAAMFATTFAPAVPRHGSVGASGDLIPLAYAAQALRGRGHAYVDGERAPAAEALRRTGLGPLALDGRDALALVNGTSVTTAATALALDRVRAAHRAAQDLTCLLVDLLGADPGFLDPRLISAYGHPGATAVADRMRAALAGVVPSGERPLQEPYSIRCAPQLLGAAEDALRYVDGVVSADLAGVSDNPLFFPADDVVAHGGNFFGQPAAFAADVLALVTASLGNLVERQLDLLVDPARNTGLPPMLAAGPGRQHGLQGVQLATTAFVAEIRRAAAPASTQSLPTNLHNQDVVPFGTQAALRACEVAELLRLLCGSLALGLRQAVHVGGRRPTAPRCAALLDALADAIRPVDPDRPLDADVRLAADLVTGGRR
- a CDS encoding NAD(P)-binding domain-containing protein, coding for MAHDYLIIGAGPAGLQLAALFQRDGRDYAVLERGAGPGTFFTRYPRHRTLISINKVHTGDADPERRLRADWNSLLSDDTGPRFTRYSDRYFPAADDLVRYLADFAAAGGVRAHYGTEVVRISRDGSGFAAVDGDGRTWRAARLVVATGVSRLHVPPIPGIEHAERYDTVDTDPTSFTDQRVLVIGKGNSAFETADALLEHAAVIHVAGPHSVKLAWQTHFVGHLRAVNANFLDTYQLKTGNAVLDGTVERVEPRPGGGFRVLFRYARAVESSRELEYDRVIACTGFRFDASVFDEGCRPALVIDDRFPEQTSAFESTTVPGLYFAGTLTQQRDFKKSTNGFIHGFRYGVRALHRILAARHHDEPWPATDLPASPEAVADAVVARVNRSSGLWQQFSVLGDVVTVAGGGARYAEEVPVAYLADGGLGPAGHRFVTTLEYGPDHDRVDPFDVSVPRVAENDAANAARASYLHPVVRHYRDGALAATHHLAENLENHWDLPPVHQQPLATFVEECLAGA
- a CDS encoding NAD(P)-binding domain-containing protein, giving the protein MITEVSTECLVIGAGPAGLQASYLLSRAGRDHLVLEAGDAPGAFFTRFPRHRTLISSNKPNTGWDDPELNLRVDWNSLLSDDPSLLFTRYTPRYFPAADDMVRYLGDFAAKNDLPIRFGARVVSVTRPDDFVLRDQHGVTYRARRLVVATGVSRMHVPPIDGVELAERYDEVSVDPADFTGQRVLIVGRGNSAFETADNLIETAAVIHVAGPGSLKLAWRTHFVGHLRAVNNNFLDTYQLKSQNAVLDGRIAGIRRDGDGYLVRVAFARVAERVKEIRYDRVILATGFRFDASIFAPECRPELTIDDRFPHQTAAWESVNVPDLFFAGTITQARDFKKSTSGFIHGFRYGVRALHCVLEHRYHGVPWPNRELEPTPDAVADAVVERVNRTSALWQLFSFLADAVLVGPDGTTRYAEEVPLDHLHEAVARGDFGDVDSYLAVTLEYGEGHDRVDPFDITAGRVSQEDTAGLDGRYLHPVVRHYRGGVLVGEHHLTENLENEWDSEEVHRAPLRAFLRARLARTTAVAP